One genomic segment of Cystobacter fuscus DSM 2262 includes these proteins:
- a CDS encoding SDR family oxidoreductase gives MNGRLAGKAALVTGSGSGIGRATALLFAREGARVIVSDVNVSGAEETVAAIQKKGGEARFIRCDVSKSTEVEALIRGAVEAFGRLDCAVNNAGISGVIGPTGDYPEEAWDRVIATNLTGVWLCMKQEIQQMLKQGGGCIANTASVAGLVGFPMAPAYTAAKHGVVGLTKTAALEYAKANIRINAVCPGLVRTPMITDTTSKNPQIEQALIADEPVGRMADPEEIAEALVWLCSGPASFITGAALPVDGGVVAR, from the coding sequence ATGAACGGGAGATTGGCAGGCAAGGCGGCGCTCGTGACGGGTTCGGGCTCTGGCATCGGTCGTGCGACGGCGCTGCTGTTCGCGCGAGAGGGCGCGCGGGTGATCGTCTCCGACGTCAACGTCTCCGGAGCAGAGGAGACCGTGGCGGCCATCCAGAAGAAGGGAGGCGAGGCGCGCTTCATCCGCTGCGACGTCTCGAAGTCCACCGAGGTGGAGGCGCTCATTCGCGGTGCCGTGGAGGCGTTCGGGCGGCTGGACTGCGCCGTGAACAACGCGGGCATCTCCGGGGTCATCGGCCCCACGGGGGACTACCCCGAGGAGGCCTGGGATCGGGTCATCGCCACCAACCTCACGGGGGTGTGGCTGTGCATGAAGCAGGAGATCCAGCAGATGCTGAAGCAGGGGGGCGGATGCATCGCCAACACCGCCTCGGTGGCGGGGCTGGTGGGCTTCCCGATGGCTCCGGCGTACACGGCCGCCAAGCACGGCGTCGTGGGTCTCACGAAGACGGCCGCGTTGGAGTACGCGAAGGCGAACATCCGCATCAACGCCGTGTGTCCCGGGCTCGTCCGCACGCCCATGATCACGGACACCACCAGCAAGAATCCGCAGATAGAGCAGGCGCTGATCGCGGATGAGCCAGTGGGCCGTATGGCGGACCCGGAGGAGATCGCCGAGGCCCTGGTCTGGCTGTGCTCGGGCCCGGCCTCCTTCATCACGGGCGCCGCGCTCCCGGTGGACGGAGGAGTCGTCGCTCGCTAG
- a CDS encoding cytochrome P450 → MQHATQQQPSTFDFLSLEAARNPHPMYHELRAQQPILWSPQLNGWVLTRHADIAQVLKDPRLVAGPMTGQFERLPEEVRTQLTRLRDAVNMWMGHTTNEGHLRFQALLKRYFTPRTVENFRPRIQALTDTLLDTAAARGSFDMVKELAIPLPANVIADMLGVPLTDEHLLQRWSRDLAAIFSNFHPEQLFHSQKSILEMMDYMREVLSKYRRGSGENILEVFLRAQDEGLVSEEEILANCALLLFAGHETTARLISRGLALLFDHPEQLALLRQQPSLIPQAVEEMLRYGDVAGMTNRLTVAPVELGGQTMQPYQMVYVMLAAANRDPALFPEPDRFDITRKPGKHVAFGYGSFYCLGAALARLEAQVFFETLLRRFPNVRPAKDASPEWKQEGLLNMHLVTLPVEL, encoded by the coding sequence ATGCAACACGCCACCCAGCAGCAGCCCTCCACGTTCGACTTCCTCAGCCTCGAGGCCGCCCGGAACCCGCACCCGATGTACCACGAGCTTCGGGCCCAGCAGCCGATCCTCTGGAGCCCCCAGCTCAACGGCTGGGTGCTCACCCGCCACGCCGACATCGCCCAGGTGCTGAAGGATCCCCGCCTGGTGGCCGGGCCGATGACGGGGCAGTTCGAGCGCCTTCCCGAGGAGGTCCGCACGCAGCTCACGCGCCTGCGCGACGCCGTCAACATGTGGATGGGGCACACCACCAACGAGGGCCACCTTCGCTTCCAGGCGCTGCTCAAGCGCTACTTCACCCCGCGCACCGTGGAGAACTTCCGGCCCCGCATCCAGGCCCTCACCGACACGTTGCTCGACACCGCCGCGGCCCGCGGCTCCTTCGACATGGTGAAGGAGCTCGCCATCCCCCTGCCCGCGAACGTCATCGCCGACATGCTCGGCGTGCCGCTCACCGACGAGCACCTGCTCCAGCGCTGGTCTCGCGACCTGGCGGCCATCTTCAGCAACTTCCATCCCGAGCAGCTCTTCCACAGCCAGAAGAGCATCCTGGAGATGATGGACTACATGCGCGAGGTGCTCTCCAAGTACCGCCGCGGCTCGGGCGAGAACATCCTCGAGGTCTTCCTGCGCGCCCAGGACGAGGGACTCGTCTCCGAGGAGGAGATCCTCGCCAACTGCGCGCTGCTCCTGTTCGCCGGCCATGAAACCACCGCGCGGCTCATCAGCCGGGGCCTGGCTCTGCTCTTCGATCACCCGGAGCAGCTCGCGTTGTTGCGCCAGCAGCCCTCGCTCATTCCCCAGGCGGTGGAGGAGATGCTGCGCTACGGCGACGTGGCGGGCATGACCAACCGGCTCACCGTCGCGCCCGTGGAGCTCGGCGGCCAGACGATGCAGCCGTACCAGATGGTGTACGTGATGCTCGCCGCGGCGAACCGGGATCCCGCCCTCTTCCCCGAACCGGACCGTTTCGACATCACCCGCAAGCCGGGCAAGCACGTGGCGTTCGGGTACGGCTCGTTCTACTGCCTGGGCGCGGCACTGGCGCGGCTGGAGGCCCAGGTCTTCTTCGAAACGCTGCTGCGGCGCTTCCCCAACGTGCGGCCCGCGAAGGACGCCTCGCCCGAGTGGAAGCAGGAGGGTCTCCTCAACATGCATCTGGTCACGCTCCCGGTGGAGCTGTAA
- a CDS encoding DUF3616 domain-containing protein gives MRGWKVPVSGALAMCFLVAAGCGSERFDESGAETEFSSLSQGLTSTSFQDGVSPSSSYAGTRDAMIEEEDTNANHGSATSLSASGDTPAGSGNENYILLRWDVSSIPANAIIRSASIVVTVSDKADQSYDFYELTRDWNESQVTWQQADSSQDWASNGADGAGDRNTASLGSIRASATGTYTVTLNAQGLEVVRGWVANPSSNHGVIVANKDNDNRLEIRSSEYSTKTSRPKLTVSWEVSSGDGGTTGGGGSDGGTDGGAPVAGTYKGTCDGSGGVWLDSTHFLNFNDESQTARIFAQGSGTTAVQSKELSGALGLSSSDEADFEDAARVGNRIYVTTSHARNKNGELETSRYKFFALDVSGTVPTASLQVAGTSSNLLRDMLVASNWTVPNTSVITLLKERSRLSEATVPELAPKVNGTNIEGLAALPSGELVLGFRNPRSGTSAVMVTLTNPDAVVAGATARFGQAILVNLGGQGIRGMAWSEAHQAMLLLSGPADESNGPFALWRWSGVAGSAPVKVMDLSAPSDSAPETVIPTPGGKHVRILFDMGSRLIGGTACKDTSSSTQSFSDLIVHLD, from the coding sequence ATGCGTGGATGGAAGGTTCCAGTCAGTGGTGCGTTGGCGATGTGCTTCCTGGTGGCCGCGGGGTGCGGCTCCGAGCGATTCGACGAGAGCGGCGCGGAGACGGAGTTCTCCTCCCTCTCCCAGGGGCTGACGAGCACGTCGTTCCAGGACGGGGTGTCGCCGTCCTCGAGCTACGCGGGGACCCGCGATGCGATGATCGAGGAGGAAGACACCAACGCCAACCATGGCTCGGCCACCAGCCTCTCGGCGAGCGGAGACACGCCCGCCGGCAGCGGCAACGAGAACTACATCCTGCTGCGCTGGGATGTCTCCAGCATCCCGGCGAATGCCATCATCCGCTCGGCCTCCATCGTCGTGACGGTGTCCGACAAGGCGGACCAGAGCTACGACTTCTACGAACTGACGCGCGATTGGAACGAGAGCCAGGTCACCTGGCAGCAGGCGGACTCCAGCCAGGACTGGGCGTCGAATGGCGCGGATGGAGCAGGCGACCGGAACACGGCCTCGCTGGGCTCCATCCGGGCCTCCGCCACGGGGACGTACACCGTGACGCTGAACGCGCAAGGGCTCGAGGTGGTGCGCGGGTGGGTGGCCAATCCGTCGAGCAACCACGGGGTCATCGTCGCCAACAAGGACAATGACAACCGGCTGGAGATCCGCTCGAGCGAGTACTCGACCAAGACTTCCCGCCCGAAGCTGACGGTGTCCTGGGAGGTGTCCAGCGGGGATGGAGGAACGACTGGAGGGGGCGGCTCCGACGGTGGCACGGACGGGGGGGCACCGGTCGCGGGGACGTACAAGGGCACCTGCGACGGCTCGGGCGGGGTGTGGCTCGACTCCACCCACTTCCTGAACTTCAACGATGAGTCCCAGACCGCGCGCATCTTCGCCCAGGGCTCGGGAACCACCGCGGTCCAGAGCAAGGAGTTGAGCGGCGCGCTGGGCCTCTCGTCCTCGGACGAGGCCGACTTCGAGGACGCCGCGCGCGTGGGCAACCGCATCTACGTGACCACCTCCCATGCTCGCAACAAGAACGGAGAGCTCGAGACGTCGCGCTACAAGTTCTTCGCCCTCGACGTCTCGGGCACGGTGCCCACGGCCTCGCTCCAGGTCGCGGGAACCTCGTCGAACCTGTTGAGGGACATGCTGGTGGCGTCCAACTGGACCGTCCCCAACACCTCGGTCATCACGCTGCTCAAGGAGCGCTCGCGGCTGTCGGAGGCCACGGTGCCGGAGCTCGCGCCGAAGGTGAATGGCACCAACATCGAGGGGCTGGCGGCGCTTCCCTCGGGAGAGCTGGTGCTGGGCTTCCGCAACCCCCGCTCCGGCACGAGCGCGGTGATGGTCACGCTGACCAATCCCGACGCGGTGGTGGCGGGGGCCACGGCCCGGTTCGGGCAGGCGATCCTCGTGAACCTGGGAGGCCAGGGCATCCGGGGCATGGCGTGGTCCGAAGCCCATCAGGCGATGCTGCTGCTCAGCGGGCCCGCTGACGAGAGCAACGGGCCCTTCGCGCTCTGGCGGTGGAGCGGCGTCGCGGGCAGTGCGCCGGTGAAGGTGATGGACCTGAGCGCGCCCTCGGACTCCGCGCCGGAAACGGTGATTCCCACTCCTGGCGGCAAGCATGTGCGCATCCTGTTCGACATGGGCTCGCGCCTGATCGGCGGGACGGCGTGCAAGGACACGTCCTCCTCCACTCAGTCGTTCAGCGATTTGATCGTCCATCTGGACTGA